The nucleotide sequence GCTCCTGTTTCACACCTGAAAAGCCTTTCCCCTCCTCTGGGTGAGCTCAAGTCCCACCTCCCCCAGCAGGAGCCACGTCCAGGGGGCCAACCTCCTGTCAGGCCCTTGGGGCTTTAAAGGAGACAGAGCAAGGGGCTTGTAGGGGCTCCAATCCAGGGATGAGGGTACTGGGCCTGGGTTTGGGGATCAGCTGGTGTTGGGATTTGGGGCTGAGGCAGGATTTGAGTTTGGGGCTGGGATTCGGGGGCTGAATTGAGTCAAGGTTGTGGTCTAGAGTCTAATTCCAGAATTTGGAGcctggggttggggtgaggaGTTGGAGCTGAGGTTTCAAGCCAGATTTGGGGTTGGGATTTGAAGCTGGGGCTGGAATTGGATTTGGaaatggggctgggggtgggggctaagATGTGTTGTAGGGGTTACAGTTGGAGCTAGGAAATCTAGTTAGGGTTTGAAAGTGCAGCTGGGGTTGGGGTTAGGCTTAGGCTGGCACTAAAACTAAGCTGGGCTtggaggggggcggaggggaTGGGTTAGGGTCCAGGCTCTGGGGCAGATAGACAACATTCCTCCTGCTGCCCAGATCTGAGAATTGTGTTTGAGCCCTAACAGCAGCAGACAgaagcccctccctccccgggaATGCCTCAGCCCGGCAGAAGGAGCTGTGCCACGTCAGCCAATTGGCTCAAGCCCTGCCTAGGAAACACCTGCTgatccttctccctccccacgcACACCCCCAGGGCTTACCTGGACGCAGGTCAGGCAGGTGAAGCACCTCCCCGGAAATGGAGCTGGAGTGCCCCACCTGCCTGGCCCTGCCTGCTCAGATCGGATCCAGCACTTCCAGGCTTCTTGTGAGTGCCCCATGGtcccctgacccccccccccaccgcccccactcTCTCCTACTGGCTCGGCCTGAgaacctccaccccacccccagcctggccccactGCCCCAGCACACCTGTGCAAGCGCTTTCGGACCAGTGAAGGCACCGTCCTGGGGAATACTGGGATTGACTCCAGGTCCCCTCctaaggccccctcccccacctcccttggGGCACTCCTACCCTGTGTGCTAGGCTGCCCCTCCAGAGGGGCTGTGAAGGACAGACTCATCAGGGGTGTATCCCGTGGAGGGCCACGTTCATCATATTCCTGGAACGACCCAGGACCTGCATCCTATGTGTAAAGCAGGGATCCTATCCTGAATTGTAAGGGAGAAcattgtattcttttatttaagaaagcGTTCTTTAGGCATCTCTGCAGGCCCTGGAATTCCCATTGGAATTTTGAAGTGGAGATGTCAAATGATTCGCCCCCATCCTTCAAGATAAATGTTATTGTCCTCACTTTTCCAATAGGGAGACTGAGGCTCTAAGAGGTGAACTCATCTGGggcttctctgaccctcccctaaGCCTCTCTTCGGACTCACCCGCACACCGGGCATTTATCACCTATGCACCTGCTGTAAGCTGGgtttccttgagggcagggaccatgctGCTTTATTTTGCCCAGTTTGAGTCATGCTGGCTGGCCTCTAGAGGAAGGTTAAATGTTAAACGAGTAACCACTGTCAGGTCCCTCGCCCAAGTCCCATGGCTGGTAAGGACAGGAGCTGGGGTTCAAGGACAGAGTCCTCCTCCCTTTGCTCCACTTTAGAGAAATCCTAGAGGAGGAGGCTGGCAGGAGGGGGTTGGTGAGAGGAAGAAtggagaaaggaggcaggaagaggggcgtgggtgggggtgaggaggcaggaggggtggggatggaagcAGGGACTATGTGGAGAGAGGTTTACAGGTGGCCTCCCTGGGACGTGCACTTCACAAGGAAGTAGGGAACATGACAGGAGGAGGAGGTCTGGGCTAAGATGATGAGCTTGGGTTGGGACGTGTTGCATCAGAGATGACTAGGGAACATCAAGGCAACAATTGGCTTTGGGTCTGGAGCTTAGGAGGGACATCCAGGTTTGGGGGAGAGACGGATTGGGGCACCAGCAGCTGTGGATAGGAAATCGGATGAGATGTTGGGGAAGGAGAGAGTTAGGGATTAGATCCTGACCCACAGAGAAGTAGCTGCAGTCCCAAGAGAGAAGGTTCAGGGTCAGGCTGCTGGTTCCAGAAGGGTTAAGTCAtaagccccctccctccccgcaaCCCTCCCCCCAGGAGCCAGCAGTGACAGCTGAGGCCATGTGAGTCTGATCCTGAATGAGGCTTTATCTCTGCTCTTGGTCCCACCATCCACTGTGGCACCAGCTCCTTCGGCCAGCCGGGATGGGACAGGCAactgagagagccagagaggtcaggggctgggccaggggcttccctggaggggtgggggaacgTGTTCTGTGGGGGAACTGTCCTGGGGCCATTGGAGAGGCATTCCCAAGTGGCAGTGCTGGGGAGGGGGTCTGTCGGGGGACACTGGGGCACATTCCCAGGGATCAtcccccaggctcccaggagaGACCATAAAGGGCGAGTGGGCTGGGGAGGTAACAAGTGTGATCCCCCCTGCAGGTGATGGTGACCATACACTGGACTGGGAGAGGAACGGGACTCTGGGCCTCTAGCTGCCAAGCAGGTGGTGGGGGGCTCTAGGCCATGACCCACACCCTCTAGTCCCAACACTGCACTCTGACCTCTACCCCGCCCGCCGTCATGTCTGAAGGAGAGGCTCCAGTCCCGCCGGCTGGGGGGCTGCCCCCAGACATGCTGGCAGAGCAGGTAGAGCTGTGGTGGTCCCAGCAGCCGCGGCGCTCCGTGCTCTGCTTCTCTGTGGCCGTGGTCCTGGTGGCGGGCTGTGGGGCGGGAGGCGTGGCACTGCTGTCCTCCACCAGCAGCCGCTCGGGCGAGTGGCGGCTGGCGACAGGTACTGTGCTCTGCCTGCTGGCCCTGCTGGTTCTGGTCAAGCAGCTGATGAGCTCGGCTGTGCAGGACATGAACTGCATACGCCAGCCCCAGCACGTGGCCCTGCTGCGCAGCGGCGGAGGAGCCGATGCCCTTGTGGTGCTGCTCAGTGGCCTGGTGGTGCTGGTCACCGGCCTGACCCTGGCTGGGCTGGCCGCCGCCCCTGCCCCGGCCCGGCCACTGGCCGCTATGCTGTCGGTGGGCATCGGCCTGGCTGCCTCGGGCTCACTTTTGCTGCTGGGCTTGCTGCTCTATCAGGTGGGCGTGCATGGACACCGTCCCCCTCGCCATGCGGCCGCCCCCTCCACCCACAGTGACCGCAGTGGCAACGGCAGCATCTTCAGCATCTCAGGCCAGCTCTCTGCCGGCCAGCGTCACGAGACCACATCCAGCATCGCCAGCCTCATCTGACCAAGTTCCCCTTTTCCGCCACCTGCCTCAGCGGCCACATAGCTGTGCCGGGGTGTGAGCGGGCGTGAATGGGTGTGTGCTTGCACGTACATGTGCAGAAGAGTGTGAGTATGTACGTCTCCCCAGGACTGTCCAACCCTCTGAGGGTTGTGTGACCTGTGCTGTGTGACTACGTGACCCCATGCCACAGGAAGGCGTTGGAGGTGTCTCCTCAGAACTGGGGGTCTGTGACCATGGAATGGTCAGTCTACCTGTCCCTCTCTGGAGTCCCTGAAGATTCTTGGCCCCTATTCCCAACACCCCTCAAATGCCACCCTGCCTTGTGACACCTATCAGGGATTTCCCAGGAGTGACTGTTACCTGCCTAGCCTGGAGACAATCCCGGTGGCTCTTCACTGAGGAGAGTAACTGGTGACAAAGTGGAATGAGCACGGGCTCCACGATGTGCCAGGACTGGACTGgaacccctccccccatcttccACTCACCAGCTGGGGACCTGGGGCAAgtgacttgacctctctgagcctcagtttctggaGAGTCACAGTCGTGGTTGTGGAAATTGATCGTGAGGGCCACATGCCATCGGGTATGGAAGGACCGGGCACGTGGCAGGTGTGCAATAAAAGTGGTGGCTGCTGTCATTGTGATTGTCTGTCCCTCGCCATCTCACCTAGAGACCTtccctcccgctccccttgcCCACCCCCAACAAGTACCCTTCTCCCGGGAACACTGTGCCTCTCTCAAGCTGACAAAAGGTGCCGTGTCCCCAGTCAGGCCTGTAGTTTCTCCTCATTGGTACTGCGGAGGCGAGCTGGGGTGAGCGGATGCTTCCCTTCAGGAAGATGGTAGGTGTCTGGTCCCGGGGgtcaggggtggggcggggtgtaGAGAGGAGTGTGGCCCGAGTACTTCACGTTTGCCTCTGCACTGGTTCAAGATAAAGCCTGAAGCACTGGGGTTTTATCAGCTGGTTTCTCTGGAGGCTGCAGCTCCCTACCCGACCTCTAGGACCAGAACATCTTGACCCCTGTAGTTGCTGCACCAGCCCGTCttcctctgcaccccacccccgcccgcccccccaggCATGGGAGGGTTGTGTGAACCCCCACCCTGGGCTGTAAGAGTCACTTCCTGCTTGGGGTCAGCCCTGGAAGGGATCGCCCTTCTGCAGCGCAGAACTTCCTGGGTGGCAACCATCACCTCCCAACGGTAGTTTCATCACTCTTGCTTCTCAAGGTCAGATGCGGCGCAGCCTGGCCAGGGCCCCAAGAGAGGCAGGGATGCCAGACGGGCCTCCAGGGGGTGCTAAGCATAGAGCTACATGTGCTCTGATGGGAGAAAATTGCTTTCAGGGGCCAAGATCTAGGGGCCCTCCTGGAGAAAACGCAGCGCTGATGGATGAGGGAAGGGCGTTGCCAGCCGAGGAGGAAGCCAGGTGAGCGGAAACAGGGGGCCATGTCCGGGAGCCCCGGGACAGCAGAACCTTTCCCCGGGAACTATGGCATCTCAGACCCCACGTATTCAACATCCCATCCCCCTCGTCTCACGTGGGGGCTGTCGCCTTCACCCAGCACCCAGGTGAGAAAGCTCGGCATGGTCCCAGACAGCACCCTCGCTCCCTCCTTCTCCGGTGTCCAGTGACCACATCACCACCTGTGGACTCCCCCACACGTGTGCGTGGGGTGCTCAGCTCTCCAGGCTCACTCCCAGCgccctccccatctctgcctgATTTGTGCAGCATCCCCTCGGGTTCCCtgcttttgctcttttcttcttcagttgaCCTCccaaccccaacacacacacttgcGCCACAGTGACTATTAGGGGGGGTGATGGGGTTGGGGGAATGTGACCGCCAGTTGACCCATGAGCTAGACCCAGGCGATGGGAGGCTCCTCACCCCTTCTCCTGTCCTTGAAATGTGTGTCCCGCTTGCCTCTCCGGCTCCTAGAAGCTGCTCCAAGGATACAGCCTTGAGACAGTGGTGTCGTGATGAGACTGTCTGGATGGTACAAGAGACTGAACCCAGTGAAGGCCTCTGTATAAACTCTTAAGGTCTGACAGGCAGGTGCAGAGATCTTGTCTTGTAGCCACCCAGGAAAAGCCTCATAAGTAAGTTTCCTTGCCCGTTACACCTGCCAGCCGCCGATGTGGAGTGGCCTGTCTCCGTCTCTGGTCT is from Zalophus californianus isolate mZalCal1 chromosome 4, mZalCal1.pri.v2, whole genome shotgun sequence and encodes:
- the TMEM125 gene encoding transmembrane protein 125, which codes for MSEGEAPVPPAGGLPPDMLAEQVELWWSQQPRRSVLCFSVAVVLVAGCGAGGVALLSSTSSRSGEWRLATGTVLCLLALLVLVKQLMSSAVQDMNCIRQPQHVALLRSGGGADALVVLLSGLVVLVTGLTLAGLAAAPAPARPLAAMLSVGIGLAASGSLLLLGLLLYQVGVHGHRPPRHAAAPSTHSDRSGNGSIFSISGQLSAGQRHETTSSIASLI